One window from the genome of Bicyclus anynana chromosome 25, ilBicAnyn1.1, whole genome shotgun sequence encodes:
- the LOC112053989 gene encoding probable small nuclear ribonucleoprotein G, translating into MSKAHPPELKKFMDKKLSIKLNAGRAVTGVLRGFDPFMNLVLDESVEECKDGQRNNIGMVVIRGNSIIMLESLDRI; encoded by the exons ATGTCGAAAGCTCATCCTCcagaattgaaaaa GTTCATGGACAAGAAACTTTCCATCAAACTCAATGCCGGTAGAGCGGTCACAGGCGTTCTGCGGGGTTTCGATCCTTTTATGAATTTGGTTCTCGATGAATCCGTGGAGGAATGCAAGGACGGACAACGTAATAATATTGGCATGGTG GTCATTCGTGGAAACAGCATCATTATGTTGGAGTCACTAGATAGGATATAG